Genomic window (Nicotiana sylvestris chromosome 7, ASM39365v2, whole genome shotgun sequence):
TTTATAATACCGAATTTAATTGAACTCATCATTTTTTTATGCGGAGCACAAATttatataaacaaaaaaaaataactaaaacGCAATAAATATATTATAGATATGACGTCATAATTTTAGGATATAATATGTTTGGATATGCATTTtacttgaattttttttgaagttttgtcagtagaaaacttcaaaaactacACTAGAATTGTTTTTGGGATTTGgagattttattttcaaaaggtGCCAAAAATGATTAAAATCGATAAACAAATagatatttaaaaataaaagtccCAAATTTTATGGCCGAATGAGAGCTAAAAATAACATACTGTTACTGCAataagatgaaggtagcagagatgaggatgttgagatggatgtacgGGTACATCAGGTTAGATAAGATCAGAAATGAAGTTATTCGTGACAAGGTGGGTGTGACCCCTATTGAGGACAGGATGCGGGAAGCACGACTTAGGTGGTTTAGTCATGTGAGGAGGAGGAACACAGATGCCTCGGTGAGAAGATGTaagaggttgacattggaggcCAGGGCCTACAGAGATAGAAGTAGGCCAAATAAGAGGTGggaagagg
Coding sequences:
- the LOC138872759 gene encoding uncharacterized protein codes for the protein MKVAEMRMLRWMYGYIRLDKIRNEVIRDKVGVTPIEDRMREARLRWFSHVRRRNTDASVRRCKRLTLEARAYRDRSRPNKRWEEVIRQDMTQLQLIEDITLDKKAWRSRIRVIE